The DNA region ATCAACATTTAATTCTTTTGCAATTACATCAACTTGACTGGTATCTCCATCTTGGGTTGAATGACTTAGTTTGTTTTTGATTCTGTTAAGGTTATAAAATAGCTTTTTTTTGGTTGCGGAAGTACCCATTTTAACTAAGCTCCAAGATTTCAGCACATAATCTTGTATATAAGCTTTTATCCACCAGATCGCATAGGTTGAAAATCGGTTTCCGTTATAAGGGTTATACTTTTTAACTGCATGCATTAATCCTAAATTGCCTTCCGATATAATATCAATAACCGGCAAGCCATAGCCACTAAACTTAATTGCAATTTTAGCAACAAGTCTTAAATGGCTGGTAACGAGAAAATGAGCCGCTTCCAGATCCTGAGACTCATGCCACTTAACGGCAAGGTCATATTCTTCTTTTTCACTGAGAATAGGAAATTTGGCTATTTGCTGAAGATACTTTGATAAACCGGTATCGGAATGAATTATAGGTAAAGCCATTAATGACATAAAATGTACCTCTTTAAAAACGTGCCCTTTTCCAAATGTTTTTTTATTTATCCGGAATTAGTGTAAATAATATCATTTAAATTAGTGAATGGCAAGTGGTGCTTACAATAGCTTTCTCTATAAATTTATAATAAATTTTTCTTCTTATGTGAGTA from Candidatus Jidaibacter acanthamoeba includes:
- the rpoH gene encoding RNA polymerase sigma factor RpoH, whose translation is MSLMALPIIHSDTGLSKYLQQIAKFPILSEKEEYDLAVKWHESQDLEAAHFLVTSHLRLVAKIAIKFSGYGLPVIDIISEGNLGLMHAVKKYNPYNGNRFSTYAIWWIKAYIQDYVLKSWSLVKMGTSATKKKLFYNLNRIKNKLSHSTQDGDTSQVDVIAKELNVDRKDVIEMNGMMSNSTISLNRQVYEDDDVELIEMLPDSSPNQEITLLENDDLRRKKALLTNAMQKLTPREQDIIGARMLQDKPATLDVLSQKYGISCERIRQIEAKAFGKLKLDVIQGHEAL